DNA from Helicoverpa zea isolate HzStark_Cry1AcR chromosome 5, ilHelZeax1.1, whole genome shotgun sequence:
TATATTGACTGTCTGCATTTGTTTTTCCTTTTCCATAtttcattccattttcaaatgttttatttttaatatcagttttgtttgttccatttttgaattgtgtgtctttatttgttttcttgttgtatGTGTTCACGTAGAAGTTTCCGAATAAATAGAGAAAGAGAGTGCCGTTGATAGCCATAGCGATTGTCATCGTGTAGGATGGTGAACATTCAGATACCATGAAGGCGATGCCGAAATGGATTAGGATGAGGGCGAACTGgatctgaaaataaatgtttgacaTTAATGTGGTGCTAAAAGAGAGTCTGACTGATTCGTATGGTAAGATTCAACCAAaataattttcgaaaaaaaaatgtgtttgcgTACATAGGTAACAATTTCGAGGACTTTGAGATTTCTGTgccatttttatttctgtatgCCGCGCAGTCTAGATGatgattttttgttaaaaaataactacttaatCAAGTATAACAGTCTAGTATTTTATATCTGATTAAGTTTTAGGTGTGTCAAAAATACTTGAGAGAAAAGTGCTAATTTATTTAGCCTAATTTCAGTAAACGTATTTGACTTCGAATTGCTACAGTAAGATTCATTAAAACGTTgtcaaaaaaacaacaaatacaaaaaaaaaataattaccaacTGCATACTAGTAATATACTTCTTCCACCACAAATACTTCGTCAAACTCGGCACAGAAGACAACCCATAATAAGTATACATAACGACATGTACAGTCGAGTTCAAAAGTCCTAAGAACAGTACTGTATAAGTTGGTTCATATTTCAACGCTATCCAAGTAACAGCTACCATCAATGTATGGTGATATACGTGAAGAAAAGTGACTTGGTTGCTCTTCTTTCGGAGAACGAAGAATATTGTGTCTAGGAGTTCTGATATTTTGGCTAGGAAGTAGTAGTGCATTACTGCTGTTATCTGAAatgatcaaaaaatatttattttaaatacagttTTACAGTTTCTgtcgtgatggcctagtgggcaaagaacaaacctctcaagtatgagggtgtgggttcgattccaggtcaggcaagtaccaatgcaactattctaagtttgtatgtactttctaaatatattttggacgccaatggctgataaaaaggtgaaggaaaacgtcttgaggaaacctggactatatagtctgaaatcattaatccgcattgagcaaacgtggtgattaatgctcaatccttcccAGTGGGACACCACCGTTCCACTACTGAGTACAGGCCTCccctcacacggagaaggattgagaaatattaattaaaaaatatatcccaTATAAACATATCTAGACAACTAGTGGCCCGCGGTACGTGCTCGCTAAGTATAAAGTCCACAATATTGTTACAAAAAGTGTGATGAACGAAGAACCGCTCGACCGATTTTGTGTAAACTTCACTTAAAGCATCTACTAAATATTCCGAACAAAGCCcaaacatttggtttggataaGTGAGActgttcttgagttataaaattacaacgaaaagtggcattaatttttatataaatacatagatataaattatgttttgtttatcattatagttaaatATTGCAACTGAGTCTTACATGTCTTCTATTGTATTCAGTCTCCATCACACAAGTTTTCGGCACTAAACCATTAGCTGACATCATGGCTGCACACTGAaagtaaaaacaatttattgtttacCTCAAATTCgtataaaatgacaaaaaatatacgcTGACTGGTAGTTATTTTTAAACCGACTTTAAAAAGTGGAGGTTCTTAGTTTGAGccgtaagtatgtatgtatgtttgcgCGCAATTGTCTCGGGTTTGGCGGAACCGAATTTGATGTGATTTTTAGCCTGATAgatatttgtcagacttaggagaGAACTATGTACATTAGtcgattttattttcttaatacttttttcaaataattcaatAGTATAAGTTTCATAGTAATAGGTAATAGTTTCAGGAACTAtaacgtaattaaaaaaatatatgaaaaagcttaccaaatataacaaaaacgcCGAAATCCCGACTTGCACGGCATTATAAATTGGTATAAGAGTCTGCAACTTGTATGCTTGTCTATCCTTCATGAACGAAGGTCCTAACTTCAGCACGAAGAGTAAATATACCACCAGTATGCTGACTACTGGAACTGGTGAACTCATGAAGAGCCAGGAGTTTACGAAGTCCGCtgtaaaaaaaaaggaaaaaaatttttttttttttattgcgtttAAATCACGctgattcttaaaaaaacatttggcCCCAAACTAGGCAAGCTTGTATCTTGGGTACCAAAAATTGGATTGCAATGCTTATCTATACAACTATAATAAAGAGACattcagaaactactgaaccaaaaagaaaaatctttcaatgtCGGGTACCTATACTATTGCCGAGTAACATAGGATTTTATGCCGACACGgtacgtgggtgaaaccgcgagaaaacgccTAGCGAGAGATAAAAAGGATGTTGTACTTGGTCAAAATGATGATGCTTGAacgtaattatttttagaaattgtATTCCTAAAAATTGTAAAATGTATTCCAAAAATTAGAAATTGTATtcctaaaaataactttaggtATACCGTgtcataaaaaaattgcaagtaACAAATTAGTttcctatacctacataaacaactTTGAAAGTACATATGACAGTACACTTTATATAAAGGCCCTTTAAGtttgtataggtaggtatagaaaTTCGCACGTGTTGTCGGATTTACTAGCTTTTGACCCGGGCATTCCAAGGATGGGTGTCTATTTATGTTATAACGAGTTCATTAGTACAGTTTGcgccaaatataaaatatatttacgatTTCCAAGTCGAGAACTACtagactaatattatgaaaaaaaaaaaacatttagttaGATTAacccatttattgagaaaagCTGTAGGCTAAATTAGCAATTTATCTGGGTGAGCAGATAAGCTCttacgggacgcgagtgaaacctcTCGCACGTCACATAAGATTCACTTCATTCTTTACACTCCTAGTTCAACGAATGGGAATTCACAAAACTCCACAAGAAATTTACGAATTCTCGAGATTATAAAGAAGTTACTCTACAAATAAACACAAccacttaatttataaaaaaaatacacttagaATTGTAAACAACGTTAATTCTTAAATCAAGTTACTAGTTTCCGCAGCTTCCGGGTTACTATGGATAGTAGGATTAAATCCAtttttcaaaacacaataaaacactacacacaaaataataaacattaaaagtCACTATcaaaaaacgtaataaaaaaatgtcatcTAACTGTTTATTCTCTCCATTGTGTTACTATAAAGTTCCGTTCACTACACTGTTTTATCAATCACTAAGTACAAGgaaaacttaataatttaaaatacaaataatagatGTTCCTGACACTTTGCAAGGACGCGAACTAATGATAAAAAGCAGTCAGTGTGCTATATATTATGGAAAAATTGTTAAGAGCGCAAAGTTACTTGACACTGGGTtccgtacatattttttttttgtcttaaactttattttttttatatcccaTCTGCACagctgaataatttatttttagagatTTCTTAACCCTAAgaacttttaaatattacgcAAATCAAGGGGTCAACGTCAAGGGGTCATAGATATCTGCAGTTTAACCATTTTCATCAAAACAGcaaattatacaagctgttgatttgcatccgtgccatagtcaaggaggttaaaattaaatacgtaaataatcgatttgaattacggtaggtgggaaaaagctaatatgcgctgctttttttgatgttgtaatttcatggtatttcagaatttagcccacggttaaacacaaatcataacagaattcccccgcggccacagtgtgtgcgtgatagcagctatgtgtgcgtagacagagaaaactaatgtctacgtgtgtgcgtgagtgtcgatgtgtgagtgtcttatctacgacatgacagcgcgagcgcgcgagcgagcgagaccgagtgatacgcgatagcaatcattttacctaaagtttcgaaaatcaccttcattattgtcattaacttcgttttactttacttactaatttttgagcataaatttaacacagatatcttattaactacagtaataagcaatactagtgcgcgaaagaaagttcactaacatgttaacagctgattgataaaatgttcgttttgctttcagcataaagttttcgcagtgatttagtttttatttttgaattaaattggttaataattagaaattttgcttccttcttaacggtcttaggaccttggaacacggaaatcttattaatgacgtaatactagtgcgctaaaggaaagttcactgacctgttaacagctgattgat
Protein-coding regions in this window:
- the LOC124630567 gene encoding elongation of very long chain fatty acids protein 7-like isoform X2; this encodes MERINTDFVNSWLFMSSPVPVVSILVVYLLFVLKLGPSFMKDRQAYKLQTLIPIYNAVQVGISAFLLYLCAAMMSANGLVPKTCVMETEYNRRHITAVMHYYFLAKISELLDTIFFVLRKKSNQVTFLHVYHHTLMVAVTWIALKYEPTYTVLFLGLLNSTVHVVMYTYYGLSSVPSLTKYLWWKKYITSMQLIQFALILIHFGIAFMVSECSPSYTMTIAMAINGTLFLYLFGNFYVNTYNKKTNKDTQFKNGTNKTDIKNKTFENGMKYGKGKTNADSQYTSASITVNDTYRIRFNLGKKAT
- the LOC124630567 gene encoding elongation of very long chain fatty acids protein 7-like isoform X1 translates to MEMYNGFDIFGKNGTKISPAQLIYEKTDFVNSWLFMSSPVPVVSILVVYLLFVLKLGPSFMKDRQAYKLQTLIPIYNAVQVGISAFLLYLCAAMMSANGLVPKTCVMETEYNRRHITAVMHYYFLAKISELLDTIFFVLRKKSNQVTFLHVYHHTLMVAVTWIALKYEPTYTVLFLGLLNSTVHVVMYTYYGLSSVPSLTKYLWWKKYITSMQLIQFALILIHFGIAFMVSECSPSYTMTIAMAINGTLFLYLFGNFYVNTYNKKTNKDTQFKNGTNKTDIKNKTFENGMKYGKGKTNADSQYTSASITVNDTYRIRFNLGKKAT